The sequence GCCGCTGGAATTCCCTGAGTGTTGAAAATAGCAAGGGCCAAGCACGGTGTTGTCCCTATCTTCCCAATGAGGTCAAAGCAGCCTATTGTGAAGCCGTCCAGCCGGTAGTCATCGATGATCCTCTTCAAAGCTATGTAAACGCGCCCCGCTTTCGCCAGAGCTTCTCTTGTGGGTTCCTTAATCTCAATGGCATCGTCAATGATGTCCTCTATTGCCTCAAGGCCTTCTTCATCCGTGACTGAGTCGTAGTACTCGTAGAACTTCTTCAAGCTGATGTGGACGTATGGAAGCTCGAACCGTTCGTTGATGAGCCACGGTGATGTTCTGCCTATCAGGCCGAGGCGCATTCCAAGGAACTTTTCAAAAAGCTCCGAGGAGTCTTCGTATCCAAGCAACGCCGCCTTGAGTTCGTTTCGGTCTTTAATAAGGGTAGCGGGGATAAGCCTTTCCCTGAAGTATTCCCTCAACTCGATGCCCGCGGCGATGGAGTTGTTAAATGGATCACCGTAAATTATGACTGGTTTTCTGTAAACTGCGAATTCCTTGAGCCCGTTCTCAGTCCCCCCTGTTAGAGGATAGAGCACCAGAACGTCCGCTTTGTTTAGATCAACTTCCTCTTTGACCCTCTTGAAGTCTGACTTCTTCGAGACGAAGAGGCCACCCATTATGTCATGATCCTCTGCAAGGGAGCTCAAGAACTCGGAGGCCTTTCCCTCAAAGGCCCTGGGATCGGCCAGCTCGCTAACTCCAAAGATAATCCCGACTTTCACGGTATCACCGTCCAAGTCTCAATTAACCAGCTAACAGGGGCAAATCAGAAGAGGACTATAAAAAGTTAAAGGGGCAGTGGATCACTTCAGCCTCTCAAGTATTATCGCCGGGCAGACCTTGGTGACGCCATCAATCTTTCCGATTTTGTTGGAGATTATGTCGGACAGGTCGTTTCCGTCCTTGGCCCATACCTCCGCCATTATCATGTGATCCCCGCTCGTGAGGTAGACGCTCCTCACGAACTCGAACTCCTTGAGCTTGCTGGCGACCTCGAATATTTTCTCCGGGAGCGTGTCGATCCCAGTTAAGCTTACGAGGTTGTAACCGAGCTTTGATGGGTCAATAACAATGGTGTACTGCTTGATAACTCCCGCCTCTTCAAGGGCCTTAACGCGCTTTCTGACGGCGGTCTCGCTTATCCCAAGAACCTTGGCTATCTCGGTGAAGGGTGTTCTTGCATCCTTGGTGAGCATCTCGATTATTATCCTGTCCCTCTCGTCGAGCAACTTTTTCACCTCCTGCCTAATATCGAACTGGGATGTTATGATTTATTAACTTAGCGGTTCTTCAATTGAATCTCTGACGTCTTAGCTCAACCACAACCTCGACATGCGGTGTGTGAGGAAACATGTCGAGACCCGTCATGTGAGTTATCGTATAGGCCTCCTCAAGCTCGCTGAGGTCGCGGGCGAGGGTTTTGGGATTGCAGGAAACATAGATGAGTTTTTCAGGTCCTTTTTGGACGAGCCGTTTTACGAGTTTTGGATGCAAACCGGCCCTAGGGGGATCGACGATTACGGTATCATAAGCCCCAAGGTTTTCAACGTCTCTGTCTGCACCGACTTTAAATTTTGCGTCCACACCGTTCAGCTCGGCATTCCTGTTGGCCATCTCGACCGCGAAGGGGTTGAGCTCTATGCCCTCGACGGAAAAGCCTTCCCTGGCGAGATAGACCCCAAATGTGCCGACACCAGAGTACAGATCCAGAACCCTGCCTCCTTCGACCCTCTTCGCCACTTCCCGTAAGAGCTCAACGGCGGCGTAGCTGTTCGTTTGGAAGAAGCTGTTTGGATGGATCAGATATATGGTCCCGTCGAGCTTTTCTCTTATGAATTCCCTGCCCCAGAACCTCTCAATTTCACCGTAGGAGACATCACTGGGCGTTCTGTTAACGCTCCAGTATATTGAATCCGCGTATGGGAAGTACCCTGGAAAGTCCTCTGGAAGCTCTCCAGGGCCGGTCACAAGGTTCACCACGAGGTCTCCGGTAAACTTCCCCTCCCGGATCACGATATACCTCAGAAATCCCTCGTTTTTCCCAATTTCGTAGAGGCTCACTTTATGATCCTCGATGAACTCGCGGAGGGACTTCAAAACCTTCTTTGAGGAGGGGCCGAAGACGGGGCACCACTCGATATCCACAACGTCCCACCATGTGCCGTATCTTCTGAACCCGATGCCCTTTGTCGAAATGACAACATCAATTCTGTTTCTATGTCCAAATATCTTTGGTGATGGTATAATCTCGACGTCTTCGTTCAGGATCGCGTTAAGCTTGGATCTCTTGAACTCGAGCTGGTCCCGGTAGTCCAGATGCTGAAGCAGACAGCCACCGCACCGTCCAAAGTACTCGCATCTGGGCTCTTTTCTAATTGGGGAGGGCTCGAGGATCTCAAACCTCTCCGCGATGATTTTTCTCTTTTTCTTTCGCGTTCTCTCTATCCTAACCCTGTCCCCCGGAGCCGAGAACGGGACAAGCACCCTCCTCCGCCCCACCTTCACAATCCCGAGGCCGTCCTCGTTGAGCTCCCTAACGGTTCCTTCAATCGTCATTGGAGCCCTCTAGCGGGTTTTGGTTTATAAACCCTTGGCCCGTCGCGGTGACGATTTTTGTCCAGAAAAGTTTATTTACGTGGAGCGATAACTATTATCGGTGCTCTTCCCATGTTCGGTAGGAGCAAAGATTTCGTTTATAAGGTTCTGGCAACAAAAAAGAGGGCCGTTGCCCTCCAGCACCTGAGTTCGGAACTCGAAACCCCGATGCCGGCACTTCTCTCGACGGTAAAGAAACTTGAGTCCGACGGCCTGGTTGAGGTGTTCTACGGCCGGGAAAAGGCAAACATCATGGTGAAGGCCAAAACCCTTGAGGACTACGTTTAATCCCTCCCTCTAATCCGATTCCCGCCCTTTGGCCGTTTCTTTTCTTTCAAGGAGCTCAGAGACCCTGATAACCGGCAGAAAAGTGTAGCCCTTTGAGGTTATCATCTCTTCCGCGCCCTCTTCCCTGTCAACAACGACTGCTATGGCCGCTATTCTTGACCCGAGGGACTCAAGCACCTCGGCAGCTCTAAGGACACTTCCCCCTGTGGTCGTCACGTCTTCGACTAAGAGGATTCTGTCGCCCTCCTTGACATCCCCCTCGACCTGACTCCCGGTACCGTACCCCTTGGGCTTCTTTCTGACTATAACGAGGGGCTTGCTGGTTTTGAGAGAAACTGCCGTTGCTATCGGCACAGCCCCCAGTTCCGGGCCGGCAACTCGATCAAAGTCAATCCCAGCCCTCTGGACGAGGTCTGCTATCAGCCCGGCTATAAGCTCAAGGGCTTCCGGATCCGTCACGACTTTCTTCACGTTAATGTAGTAGTTGCTCTCTTTTCCTGAAGCAAGCACGAAGTGCCCAAAGAGAACAGCTCCGGATTCAAGCATCTTTTTTATCAGCAGATCCTTTCTCCCCTCCATGATGACACACCCGTATAAATTCTCCTCTGAAATTCCGCTGAAATTGACAGAAAAGAGTTTAAAAAAGTTGGCCTCACTCGGAGGCCTTCTCTTCGACCATCTTCTTCACGGCCTTCCCCGCGTCGGCAAAGCTCTTGAAGAGCTTGAGCATCTCCATCGGAAGCGGCAGGACTATGACGTTGCTCTTGTCGCTGGCCACGTCGCTTATCGTCTGGAGTGTCCTGAGCTGGAGTGCCATGGGGTGTTCGCTGATAATCTCGGCCGCCTCGCGGAGCTTCTCCGCCGCCTGCCTCTCGGCCTCTGCAAGGGTGATCCTCGCTCTCCTCTCCCTCTCCGCCTCTGCCTGCTTTGCCATTGCCCTCTGCATTCCTGCCGGTAGCTCAACGTCCTTTATCTCAACGGTCGTCACTTTAATTCCCCAGGGGTCAGTTGCCTCGTCGATTATCTTCTGGAGCTCCATATTAAGCTTCTCCCTCTCACTGAGCAGCTCGTCCAGGTGGGCCTGACCGATAACGCTCCTCAGAGTCGTCTGGGCGATCTGGCTCGTCGCGACGATGTAGTTTGCGACCTGGGTAACGGCCTTTACTGGGTCAACAACCCTAAAGTAGACGACCGCGTTCACTTTAACCGGGACGTTGTCCTTTGTTATTGTCTCTTGAACCGGAACGTCGAGAACCCGGGTTCTAAGATCCACAATGTAGGCCTTTTCGAAGATTGGGATTATGAAGAACAGTCCCGGACCTCTGGCACCGACGACCCTACCGAGACGGAATATAACGGCCCTCTCGTACTCCTTGACTATCTTTATGGCGTTTGCCAGTATTATCAAAACAAAAAGCAAAACAACTCCAATTATCAAAGTTCCTACACCAGCCATCCTTCACACCTCCTTTTTCTCATCGGGGTGCTCCCCCTCACGGACGACGATGAGAGTTAGCCCCCTAACTTCAACAACCCTGACCTTTTCTCCAACCCCTATCCTCTCTCCCGTCTTGCTCTCGGCCCTCCAGAGTTCACCCCGAATCCTTATCATTCCCTCCGGGTTGAGCTCCTGAACGACCTGGCCGACTTCTCCGATCAGCTCCTCCTTTCCTGTTTGGGCCTTTCTCCTCCTGTCCCTTATCACGGCGCTAACCCCAAAGGCAAAGAACAGCGCCAGCAAAACTGCTATTACGATTATCACCAGCCTGAGAGTTGAAAACGTTGAACGCTGTATGAGATACTCGTTCCCACCACCAAAGAGGAGTATTCCACCGAGTATCATTGTCACCGCCCCTGCTACTGTAAACAGGCCAAACGTTGGTGTCAGGGCCTCTGCGATGAAGAACAAGATTGCGAGAATTAAAAGTATCAGACCCGCCGCATTGTATCCAAAGTACCCGAGACCTATGATACCGAGAACGAGAAGTATGGCCCCCACCGTCTCTGGGACATGCCACCCGGGCGTTAGGAAGCCGAAAATCAGGCCGAGCATCCCGATGTTTATGAGGATGTATGCCACCGTCGGATCCGATATATATTGCACGATTACGTCCTTAAAGGACGGTCCGATCTCTACGATCTTAACGTCAGTGAAATTGAGCGTCACGTAGCCTTTTCCCTTCACGGGAATTTTGGTCTTCATTCCGTTGGCCTTTTTGAGCAGATCTGAAACGTCGTTGGCTACGAGTTCTATGACGTTAGCCCTAAGAGCTTCCTCCGGAGTGAGGCTCAGGTCTTCTGTTATAAACTTCTCGGCGGCGGTCACGTTTCTTCCGCTTTCCTCTGCAAGGCTTTTGATGTAGGCTATGTAGAAGTTGCGAATTTTTTCTGGAGCTTTAACTATGCTGCCGTTGGAGGAATAGCCGAGGATAGGCTCGCAGGCCCCTATGCTCGTGGAGGGGGCCATCGCTATTAGGTGAGAGCCCAGAGCTATGTACGTGCCTGCTGAAGCAGCGATCGCTCCGGGTGGATAAACGTATATTATCACCGGAACCTTTGATTCCTTGATCCTCTGGATTATCTCCTGCATGGCCTGACCGTTTCCGCCAGGAGTGTCAATCTCAATAATCAGGGCCTCTGCGTTGTTTCTTTCAGCGGTCTCAATGTACCTGGAGAACTGATCCACTGAATAGCTCGTGATCACCCCCTCGAACTTGGCAACGTAGACAACCTTCTGATTGGGTGAGGCCAGAACAGAGGGGAGGAGCAGAGCAATAATAAGAAGTATGAGACCCAACCGGGCAGTGCTTTTAGTCCGCATCATCATCGCCAGATATATATACTCATTAAAGTTTAAAAAGATTGCACCGCTGGAAACAGTTTTATATATCACCCACTTAAATTCTCAAGGGAGCCCAATGGGAGACCTGAGATCTCTGCTGAGGAAATATAAAGCTGCAAGGGGAGAAGAGAAAGTAGAGATTGCGTGGGAAATAGTACGAAAAGCTTCGAAACATTCGGACAGTGAGCCCTTCTGGGAGGTTCTAAAATCCAGAGGAGTGAATCCCGAGGGCATTAAAGATGCAATGCGGTTTCTTGAGGAGGTCGGAGAACTGCAAATAAAGCGTTCTATTGATGGAAGAAGGTTGTATGTATCGACCCTCAAAGACATCAGGAGAAACCCCATTAAACTTGACAGGTGGCTTAGTCCTCCATACGGCGGAGGAAGGCAAACTCTCTCTCGTTCCACACGGAAGGCTCGGTTATGAGGTAGATCCTGCTTTCCATGAGCATCGCATGGTCGCGGAGGGCGTTTAAAAACTTGAAGAAGCCCCTGAACCCGTTGTGCAGGGCGAGGTACTCAGGACATTCAATAACGACTGCCGTCCCTGGGTTTTTTCTCAGTTCGTCTATAAGAGTATGGAGAAGTTTTGGGAGCTCCCTGGGGTCTAAGAAGCCGGGAAGAGTGCTCACAAAAAGAGCCTTCCATCCAAATGGAGCCTCTTTCCCCGGCCGGGTTACGAGAAGGACGTTCCTCTCCCTAACGGCCTCCCGGGAGCTCACTATGTTGAAATAGCCCGGCTCCTGGAGATAGATAGAATGAGAACTTTCGGTCCGCACTTGGATGAGCAGCGAAGCGATCGTCTTTATTGCCATGTCCCTTTCCCCTTTGATAGCACTTCTTGGGAATATAAGTGCCTTTTTTGTAAGTGGTTATGTAGGTGCATGTGCAGGCCCTCAGTCAAGGCCGATGTCATCACATATCAGCCGGTTAATCCTTCGTCATCGGAGCCAACTACTAAAAGATGGGGAACTTTAAAAACCTGCTGGGACCAGAAAACTCCAGGAATAACAGAAATAACTTGAAAACCATTATAACCGTGTTTTAAGGCCAGCATTAATCCTCCAACATCTCCTTTACGAGCTCCACAAGCTCCCAAAGGTCGTTCACGTAGTAATCTGCACCTTCAACCTTTCCGAAGCGCGTGACGTTGACAACTTTCATGTCAGCGCGCTTTCCGGCGAGGACGTCGTGGTGACTGTCGCCAACCATCAGGGCTTCCTGAGGTCTTAAATCCAGCGCTTTGAGGGCCTTTTTGACGAGATAGGGGTCAGGCTTGACGCCATCAAGGTTTGAGTAATCCTTGCCGTAAATAACGTCGAAGTATTTTCTCAGATTGAAGAGGTTCAGAACGAACTCGGTACACTCCTGGGAGGCGTTGCTCACTGCAGCAAGCTTCAGCCCCATCTTTTTGAGCTCTTCGAGGGCATCAACGTCGGGGAAGGGCTTTATCCGCCCAAGCTCTGCCATTCTCTTGCGGTACTCAAGGTTTACACTATCAACAATCCGCCAGAACTCCACGTGGTCTATCCCAAAGCGCTCGACATAGCTCCTTGGAAGCTCGCCGGTTACGGTCTTTCTGTAGGTCTCGTAGTCCAGCTCGATGCCTCGCTCTCGAAGGGCCGGCATAACCCACTTCTCGTACCATTCGCGGTGGTCGTAGCCCTCGTAGTAAACCAGCGTCTCGTCAACGTCAAATATCAGCGCCCGTAACATCATCACTCCCCCGGACACACCTCAGATAAGCCATGCGTCATCATCTTTTCAGTGGGTTGATCCATCATCGGCATAGAAAGTGAGAAAGGGAAGTTAAAAACCTTCAGAACAGCTCCTCAAGCTTCACGTCGATCTTGTCCGGGTTGAACGGGAGGACGTGCCTGGTGGTCTTCGGGGAGTAGACCTCACCGCGCTTGACGAGCTCCATGACCTCCTCCTTGGTCGGGGCCTTCCTGATGAAGACGTAGTCAATCTCGCCCTTCGCCATGTCCTCTCTGGCGTCCTCCTTGAGGCCGTAGTAGATGAGTTCTACCCTGCCTTCTTGGTTCATCTCGTCGAGAACCTTGCTGACCTTCTTCTGCTCCTCAAGGCCGCCCGGAATGGCAAAGGCCTTCTCACCAACGATGGCGAAGGCTATCTCACCCCTCTCGGCCTTCTCCTCGGCCTCGGGGTCCTCTATGACATCAAGCCCCTCGGCCTTGAGCCTCTCAAGGACTTCATTGAGGTCGCCCTTGAAGGCCGGATACCAGGTGTAGACCTTCACGTCGTCGCTGAAGTAGTCGAGAATAACCGAGGGGGCCCTCTTCGCGCCGAGCTTCTGGAGGCCCGCCCAGCGGTGGTGGCCATCAACTATGAGGTACATATCTTCACCTGGAACCTTAGCGAGGAGCATGGGCTTCCAGAAGATGCCGGAACCTGTAACGCTCTCAATGAAGTCCTCAAGCTCCTTCTGGACGAGCTGCTCGTGCGGCTTCATCTTGTCGAGCTCAATGAAAACGTAGTCAACCTTGATGGTCGGTATATCGTACTTCGGAACTTTTTCAACTCCCATTTTCCACCCTCCGCAACCTTAAACACTGCAGACCGATATGGATAGGGAGGATAAAAAAGCTTTCCTTTTCCATTTGACCAGGTTTTCATGTGATAGTCCCCAGCCTTCAAGAGATTGCACGAAGATTTTTCTGAACTGACCTCCTCCCCACCGTGAAGGGTTAACCCCTCGCCATTGACGGGGAGGTTTGAGGGGTTCCATTCAAACCCGCTGAAAAGCGGGTCTTCAACCCCTCTGGCCCGGTCTTAGGCCAGTTACCCCTCCCCTGGGCAAACAAACCGCCCAAGTTCGGGGTTATGGTTCTCACAACCTTCTTCAAAATGTTGAAAGCACCAACCAAGTCCGCATTAAAGACAAGCCCCGTCGCGGGACACTTAAATAACCCCCTAACAAAACGAGCCCCTTCGTGAGGCTTCCCGCAAACGGGACAAACCTTAGAAGTGAAAACCTCATCAACAACCACAACACGAACACCATACTCTTCAGCAACTTCCCTAAGACGCTTAATAACCGTATTGAACCGCCAAACGTGAGAAAGGAGAAAATTCTGTCTACTGCCTTTATCAGCGTTCCGAGCTATGCCTTTTGGGTAGCCAACCACTATTTTAGAAACGCCCAAATCGTAAAGCTTCCTAACCGTTCCTCTTACGGCAGTGTTGATATAGTGCTTTGCCTGAAGTTTGGCCTTTTCGTGCATTCTTCTGAGTTTTCTACTCGTCTTAGCTCCGCTCTTGTTGAGTTTTGACTGGTAGTCAGCAATCTTCTTCCTCCAGTAGAAGTCAATGCTCTTTAACGGTCTTCCATTGACCAGGAAACTTTCTCCATTTTCCACGTAAACGGCCATGAGGTTGTTCACTCCAAGGTCAATTCCTGCAGAGAGGTTTCCTCTTGGAGTTCTTGGGAGTTTAATCCACTCTTCACCCTCAAGCTTTTCCTCGACGTTAAAACTCAAGTGAGCGTACCATTTCCGTCTAACGGGGTCGTAGGTTATCTCTAACCGCCCCTGCCTGCCCTTCAGGTGAATTCTACCCTTAAACTGGACTTCAAGGCGTTTGAATTTGCCGAGGCCTTTGAGGATTAGTTTATTGCCCTCAATCTTGTACTGGTCGTTCCTGAGAACGATTAAGGGTTTCCTCCGCCCGTCTTCTTTCAAGTAGTTCGGTGGTTTTGGCTTGAGCCAGTTGGGGAGTTCTCCATTACGCTTTTTTCGAAGGAGTGAGAAGAAGCTCCGCCAGGCTTCAGCGTTTTTCCTCGCTATCTGTTGAACCGTGGCGGAACCGATTTCCCGTTTAAACTCCTCATAAATGGTCTTCTCGGTTTTGTTGAAGTCCACGATTTGTTCTTGGAAGAATTCTTGTCGCCTCAGATAATTCACTCGGTTCCAGGTTTTAGCTCCAGTATCGGCTAATTTGAAGAGGATTTTTGCTTGTTCTTTTGAGGGTTGGAGTTTTACTGTTACTGTTCGCTTCATTTCAAGGTATGGTGTGAAGTTTAGGCTTTAAAACAGTTTTGCTTTCCTGTTTAAAGGCCGGTTGGGTTGTTTGTTGCATCCCCGCCGTGAACGGCGAGGCTTTCAAAGAGAAAAAAGTAACCGTTAAAACCCCGATCAACGAAGTATGGCCGATGAGAAACATCGCGGACTTGCCCCTTCACGGTGGCCATGTGCCCCACTGGCTGGCTCAAAAGATGAGGAAGCTCACCCGGTTAGTGCTGATTCTGGCGGTTGAGGAGTACGGCACAAAGGGCCTTCTTGAGCGACTCTCCGACCCGATCTGGTTTCAGGCCTTCAACAACGTCATCGGGATGGACTGGGACTCGTCCGGTTCGACCACTGTAACGGCGGGTATGATAAAGGACGCTCTCTGGAAAGAGGAGCTTGGCGTAAAGGCCGCAGGGGGTAAAGGAAAGAAAAGCAGGGCAACGCCGGAGGAGCTAAGGACTATAGCTGAACTCTACGAACTCGACCCCGAACCCTATGTAAGAACCTCACGGCTGGTGGCGAAAGTGGACACGGTCGCGCTTCAGACGGGCTACCAGCTCTATCATCACGTCTTCTTCCTCGACGAGGAGGGCAACTGGGCGGTTATACAGCAGGGCATGAACGAGCGGGAGAGAATGGCAAGGCGCTTCCACTGGTTTGAGACGGAAAACTTTACCCTAGACCCACACAAGGCCATCTCCGGGCTCAAGAGGGAGTTCGCACTCAACACGGTCTCAAAGGACTCGAAAGAGTACCAGAAGACTCTACTTGACGTGGTTCAAGAGAACCCTGTCAAGATAGAGCGCGAGCTTGAGGGCCTCAAGGCGATAGCTAAGGGCTATCGTCCGCTGGTTTACTACAAGCCCCGCGATGTGGACGAAGGTTCCATTCTGAGGCGCTACGAAAGCCTCGGAAGGTTTGAACTGAACAAAAGGGCCCTTGAGTTCGCCCGGGAGCTGAGCGTGAATAACTACGAAGAGTTCCTCCTCCTAAAGGGCCTTGGGCCGAGCACGCTGAGGGCCCTATCGCTCGTCCTTGAGCTTGTCTACGACGTCCACCCAAGCTGGAAAGACCCAGTGACTCACCCGCCAGATCCTTTCAAGTTCACGTACGCCGTCGGCGGGAAGGACAGGGTGCCGTTCCCCATAGACAAGCCCGCCTACGATGAGCTGATTTCCTTCCTTGAGGAACTCGTCTCAAGACACCCTGAGGAAAAGAGCCTCGTGCGGAACGTGAGGAAGATAACCAAAAACTGGAAGTTCCCGGAGTGGGAAAAGAGACCCACCTAAAACTACCGAGAGCGAATACAGAGCAGGCTCCCCTGTGGTACGTTGAGCTCCCTCGCTATCGGCCTGCACTTGGCCTTCAGGAGGTAGAAGACCCTCTCATCTTTCCTCTCGCTCAGGGTTTCAAAGTTCCCCTGTCCCTTCGCTATTATCACGTCTGCCCTCTCAAAGACTTCCATGAACTCCTTTGAAACACGTCCAAACGGAACCCCCACTATACGCGTGCCCGTTGAGACTATCTCGCCGACTTCTTCAAATCCTGCCCTCTTGAGGTCGTCCCCGGTGGCGTCGTTTATTATCGGCCCCTCCTTTGCCGCGACATATATTTTTAGGTGCGAAAAAGCTTTCCTGATCTTTCTCAGAAAGAGCAGGTCGAAGTATATCTCGCCGCAGTTGTCCGTGAGATAGAGGAGTCTCTTCGCCCTTGAAAGTTCCCTGAATAGTTCTTCAGAGTCGTCCACGTAGAGCTCTTCCTTCATCATCGCTCTTACGTCGTTCTCCAGCTTCTCCGGTGAGTAACCGACGGCGAAGTCCACCACGTTTCCTATGATAGCAAGCTTGAGGGCCTCCTTAAGGCCAACGTCTTCGAAATCCTTCACAATTTCCTCTGCGAGCCTGTTGGACAGCTCCTTGTATTCTTTGAACGGGTCGTCGTTCCCAACAACCCTATAAACACCCAGGAACACCTCACTCCCAAAGATCGCTGGGATCGAGTTTTCGTTGATGGAACTCATTAGTCTAGCAGCTTCTATGACGCCCTTTTTCCTTAGCTCCAGGTCATCCGTCGCCATTTCCACTATCTTCTGGCACTGGTTCGCGGCACAGGCGAAGCACTCATAGTGGACCTTCATCTCACCACCCAACACTTAGCACTGCACGTGGGCTTAAATGGTTTTGCGCAATCAAAGAAACCTTGTCCTCGCAAAGTTTCATCAAGAAGGCGAAAAGAATGCCTTTCTCAATAAACGGGTGAAAGCCGGTCGCGCACTCTCGAATTAGGCTATTCAAGACAAGCTTAACCTTTTTCTTTTGAAAGCCTCGCTCTTCAGGGCGGGGAGGAGGTCAGGCAGAAACTCAACTTAAAATTGGCAACTTTAAAAAAGCACCTAACCTTCCGCCATCCGTCAAGGACGTTCGAACGGCAGCGAAAACGGCGCTTTCGAAGAAAGGGCTGTTATGGTGCGGGGGCGGGGATTTGAACCCCGGAACCCCTACGGGACGGGACCCTGAATCCCGCGCCTTTGACCAGGCTCGGCAACCCCCGCGCAAGGTATGGAAAGTGACGGACGTTTATAAATTTAACGTTCAAGCTTTTTAACGCCGTCCCTCGTGCCCACAAGCACAACGTCGGCTATATCCGCGAAGATGCCGTTCTCAACAACACCAGGGATAGTGTTGAGCTCGATTTCCATGTCGAGAGGATCCTCTATCCTCTCGAACTTGGCATCGAGGATGAAGTTTCCGTTGTCCGTGATAACGGGCCCATCCTTTTTAACCCCCATCCTGAGCTCTGCTTTGGCGTTGAAGACCTCCAGCTCCTCGGCTATAGCCCTCCACGCGGCAGGGATTACCTCAATTGGAACCGGCATTTTTTCGCCTAGCCTCTCGACGAGCTTGCTCTCATCGACGAGGACTATGAAGGTGCCCGCGCGGTACTCGATTATCTTTTCCATCGTAAGGGCCGCGCCCCTGCCTTTAATGAGGTTGAGATTGGGATCCACTTCATCGGCCCCGTCCACCGCTATGTCAATGGCGTCGGTCTCGTCAAGAGATATCACCGGAATCCCGCTTTCAATGGCGAGAAGCCTTGACTGGTGAGAGGTTGGTATCCCATAGACCTCAAGCTCTTCCTCTCTGATGAGCTCCCCAAGGAGCTTTATGAAATATGCAGTAGTCGAGCCAGTCCCAAGTCCTATAACCATATCGTCATCGACAAAAGAGAGTGCCTCTTTTGCGACGGCTTTTTTTAGCTCCTCCATGCTCTCACCTCAAGACGAGTTCATCATTTGAGCAAGCAAACTCTGGTTGTTATAAGGAACTGGCTTGAAATCTATCCCTATGGTATAGACGAGCATCGTGAAGTACAGCCAAAACAGGAGCCAGCCCCAGAAAGCTTTTTTGAGAATGGCGACCCTGAGTGCCCCTCCATCAAGTGCTTTAAGCTCTTCAGGGAAATCTCCCCTTAAAACTGCCTTGATGAAAACGTCGCTGAGCAGGAACATTAGGGCTCCAATAATCCACGCGGCCTTATTCTGGACAGACAGAGCACCACTGATTATCCCCGTGATCGCTCCCCAGAGGTATACAGCAAGGGCAAACTTATTATCAGCTCTCAATTTTTCCACCCACTATCCCTCCGGCTTCACTTTTAAAATCTTATCCCTAGGGTTAGACGAAGATTTTATGAGCCTCATATTGAACCACAAAAGATAAAAGCTTTAACCTCCTAATGGCCTGTAGACTGATTTCCATTAAGATTCCCGATTGAATCACAGCGTGGGAGGTGTAACTCTTGGAAGGCCGCTCTATAGTTTTTGCATCCGGAAAAGGCGGTACGGGAAAAACAACCACTGTTGCAAATCTGGGTGTTGCATTAGCCCAGTTCGGAAAGGAAGTCATCATGATCGATGCAGACATTACAATGGCAAACCTCAGCCTCGTCCTCGGTATGGAGGACATCCCCATAACCCTGCATGACGTTCTGGCAAGGGAGGCAGATCTCAAAGATGCGATCTATGAAGGGCCAGCGGGCGTTAAGGTAATTCCTGGTGGGCTGAGCCTTGAGAAAATCAAAAAGGCAAAG is a genomic window of Thermococcus guaymasensis DSM 11113 containing:
- the serK gene encoding L-serine kinase SerK, with the translated sequence MGVEKVPKYDIPTIKVDYVFIELDKMKPHEQLVQKELEDFIESVTGSGIFWKPMLLAKVPGEDMYLIVDGHHRWAGLQKLGAKRAPSVILDYFSDDVKVYTWYPAFKGDLNEVLERLKAEGLDVIEDPEAEEKAERGEIAFAIVGEKAFAIPGGLEEQKKVSKVLDEMNQEGRVELIYYGLKEDAREDMAKGEIDYVFIRKAPTKEEVMELVKRGEVYSPKTTRHVLPFNPDKIDVKLEELF
- a CDS encoding RNA-guided endonuclease InsQ/TnpB family protein, encoding MKRTVTVKLQPSKEQAKILFKLADTGAKTWNRVNYLRRQEFFQEQIVDFNKTEKTIYEEFKREIGSATVQQIARKNAEAWRSFFSLLRKKRNGELPNWLKPKPPNYLKEDGRRKPLIVLRNDQYKIEGNKLILKGLGKFKRLEVQFKGRIHLKGRQGRLEITYDPVRRKWYAHLSFNVEEKLEGEEWIKLPRTPRGNLSAGIDLGVNNLMAVYVENGESFLVNGRPLKSIDFYWRKKIADYQSKLNKSGAKTSRKLRRMHEKAKLQAKHYINTAVRGTVRKLYDLGVSKIVVGYPKGIARNADKGSRQNFLLSHVWRFNTVIKRLREVAEEYGVRVVVVDEVFTSKVCPVCGKPHEGARFVRGLFKCPATGLVFNADLVGAFNILKKVVRTITPNLGGLFAQGRGNWPKTGPEGLKTRFSAGLNGTPQTSPSMARG
- a CDS encoding DUF763 domain-containing protein, which gives rise to MRNIADLPLHGGHVPHWLAQKMRKLTRLVLILAVEEYGTKGLLERLSDPIWFQAFNNVIGMDWDSSGSTTVTAGMIKDALWKEELGVKAAGGKGKKSRATPEELRTIAELYELDPEPYVRTSRLVAKVDTVALQTGYQLYHHVFFLDEEGNWAVIQQGMNERERMARRFHWFETENFTLDPHKAISGLKREFALNTVSKDSKEYQKTLLDVVQENPVKIERELEGLKAIAKGYRPLVYYKPRDVDEGSILRRYESLGRFELNKRALEFARELSVNNYEEFLLLKGLGPSTLRALSLVLELVYDVHPSWKDPVTHPPDPFKFTYAVGGKDRVPFPIDKPAYDELISFLEELVSRHPEEKSLVRNVRKITKNWKFPEWEKRPT
- a CDS encoding damage-control phosphatase — its product is MKVHYECFACAANQCQKIVEMATDDLELRKKGVIEAARLMSSINENSIPAIFGSEVFLGVYRVVGNDDPFKEYKELSNRLAEEIVKDFEDVGLKEALKLAIIGNVVDFAVGYSPEKLENDVRAMMKEELYVDDSEELFRELSRAKRLLYLTDNCGEIYFDLLFLRKIRKAFSHLKIYVAAKEGPIINDATGDDLKRAGFEEVGEIVSTGTRIVGVPFGRVSKEFMEVFERADVIIAKGQGNFETLSERKDERVFYLLKAKCRPIARELNVPQGSLLCIRSR
- the rpiA gene encoding ribose-5-phosphate isomerase RpiA, which encodes MEELKKAVAKEALSFVDDDMVIGLGTGSTTAYFIKLLGELIREEELEVYGIPTSHQSRLLAIESGIPVISLDETDAIDIAVDGADEVDPNLNLIKGRGAALTMEKIIEYRAGTFIVLVDESKLVERLGEKMPVPIEVIPAAWRAIAEELEVFNAKAELRMGVKKDGPVITDNGNFILDAKFERIEDPLDMEIELNTIPGVVENGIFADIADVVLVGTRDGVKKLER